The stretch of DNA gaggcaacaataaatcgtgctaacttagaatcgaagaccgGTTTTAAATCAGAGTCAATGgtcgcatcaacagtatccgagtccTCTCGAGACCGTCCTCGAATACTGGAGGCTATCACCCTCGGGTCAAGCTTTTTGGCAATGAAGGGATGATATTTTGTGCTTGAACAGTCTAGGCTcggtgacgagcgcaaaacacatacTTAAATTGTTCTTTCTAGTGAAAGacagtatagtataatatcgtgttcacatggattggatttaaatagtattatcatagtttgtagctagattgctattcaggaggatcaatagttgaggtttatataattaataatctaaaatctacagttattgactaatgacaatcgcaacaaaggtaagaaaGAGAGTTATCAATGGGATAAAATATGGGTTAATAGGATAGGtgaaagataattgtttgggatctaactctagataattcacttctattgttcaagtgagtctctcgaattcacttaattatcagtacaaatgtttagtagaaactcctctctcgattaagtctcaacctcacaatatgaaccaatctaaactcggtgaagatatgcaagaattcgtagtggattggtattTAGGAGAGCATCttttgattatcctcctaactaggtttaatcaaggattcaactagcctctttcgattacttcgaAGAATCTataaactcaaccaacaatatagtgcaaatatatcacaaattatgcctctttcgattacaagaataagtgaacatagatgcaataattaaatcttccaaaaatgattcaaatacataaaaatagagttataatccacaaacaaccatcaatacaccaaatccatcaaaacccaaaaggttctactccatagacaggagaagttcttcacaaatgaaataaaagtagaggaaaacataaatacaatccaaacccggatcttgagtgaggaaggaatgatgaaatccttgtgctactgttcttcaaactcctccttagcctccttgtcCTCCCTAGGTCGAAATCTGTCCAAAAGTGTGTCAAAAATggtgttttggggtatttaatccgCCCCCAAAACAAATCCCGGATGAAACTATCCTTTTCTTAGCAAAATAGGACTTTTCCCGGATAGGACATGCGTGGTCACGCACCTGGAGACATGCTCATGCACTTGGTCGCGCATTTTGCACATTGTTCTGCCCCAAATGCGCGCCCAGGTGCGCTATCGCGCACTTGGTCGCGCACCTGGGTGGTAAGTTGGGAATTTGTGAtaatgtaaaacatgaaagttgtagatcgTTTAAATAGAtttccaatgatatattgtggatcccaaacgtATTTATGAGcgaaaagttatgtgcattttactggacaatgcgcaCTATGCCCGCTcaattcttcgtttcgttcttaaagtgcattatcatccgttgatccccgaacacgatcccaacttaacccttgggattttactgagacttcaaagctccaaaatagcatgaattcatgccacaacatctacatagctcggaatcactcctacagggCATagaacacacaataagtgcaaaacacgcctaattaaagctcaacataagtaaagtgcagtgaattagagtgcaataagcgactaaaatacgagattatactctaccatcaacacctcacacttaaaccattgctcgtactcgagcaatcaaactatacttcATAGAGACATGACTTTTTTATACAACTCTTTTAaatcatcacaccaagaatattagaAAAGATTAAGCACAAgaccgtaacatcctcgcctcaagagttgacttaaCAACACCATACATTTTTCACAAcctactcacttactctaacacagaggtcaatgacattaccattccttcatgaatcaagtgacCTCACACaaaaatagagagtagttccacaaacaataaagtttaagaacaattaggaactcaagataggaagaattcgctcactctcagaacaacattcatgtgcaacaaaagatgtaccataatcttgctcgtagtgtactactctactaattgagcttattcagtcaaggattaggtaggactttaattgattgtaatgtaggttgcgggacatGTAGGATACAGTTGGACAtattgactacacctccctaagcactttaatacatacaattgaccgttcaaaaccccacacttatgtcaaaccataactccacctttacatcaatatacattaactccctacttctttaagtacaattacatcaagtaaccactatcaaggaatatttttcacaatcatacacttatttctttctttctttttcaatccaagtggctctttcttttttaaaatagtgcacctttctccttagttaaatagttccactcaaaagccaaaccaaccaccccacacttcaacctttacaaagttcatacaatttcaagtCCTCACGAAAgataaatggttcaaatagatggtcaattcaaacaaataggtaaagcttgtaatgtggttgccaaagaaacaagattataggctcaaagggggttaactaagatacataacaatttggtgggcaaacacatatatctggctcaacaaagaaatgcctatatcacttccaagactgaataaaacttctatttcgctttgcaaacatacggcgcaagttttagacatcaaatacaatgcacagaataacacaaaatttCACCCACACATGACACatactcactcaggatcggactcatcaagacactctagtcaaagcagttaagcaaagttaagatcatacaatttaatgtgcttatacaagagtcaaaaactgagcctaagcgtcacaactaaagtacttactattctcaaggcataatacagttaagagatattgctttcatttcaaaTCGCAGCACAAGaattcctactcctaaaaagaaaataagactaactacactcggttcaaataaagtccttggaaaagaaccgcgaacCAATGGGGAATTATTATACTACATAAAAaagatgatatatatatatatatatatatatatatatatatatatatatatatatatatatatatatatatatatatatatatatatatatatatatattattttattttattttatttttttcgacttaatccctcaagaaacctgtcgaatgacaTCCATCGtcgagaaaaatcaaaaattttaaaattttcaatcaaatGAATTACAAAAACACACATAAACATTTATACAttctatacatatatacatccctaccccacactttaaatcgTGCCATGTCCCTATGACaaacaaataaaaagaaagaagtaaggacaacttccctgaacatctagtcgggatTTGAACAGAAGTTGGGATCCATCCCTCGCGCCccaactaatgcacacatccatgcagacagcttcttctcGGCCTTCCTTGGATACACGCCACACTTATCTTTTTCGCTCGCCGCAGTTTTCTCTTTctcgcccttcactttccacacaACACTAGCATCTAGCTTCTCCCTTTTTACCCCCGTTTTTACATCCATCTCAAAATTCACAGTCTCCTCGCCCACCTTAAGCATGatttttctctcatgtatatctaatattgctctacccgttgctaggaatggtcttcctaggatgagggatGCCTTTTTGTTCTCTTCCACATTAACCACCATGAAATCCAcatgaaatacaaacttatctacccgaacaaAGACATCTTCATCTATTCCCTTGGGTATTAGAGTCaattggtctgccagctgcaaagatattggtttagatcttatctctccaatctccttctcgagtttcctgtaaatagatagaggcattaaattaagtgaggcaccagaatcacatagagacttatcaaaattagtagtgcctaaagagcaaggtatggtaaaactccctggatctccacatt from Nicotiana tomentosiformis chromosome 11, ASM39032v3, whole genome shotgun sequence encodes:
- the LOC138900840 gene encoding uncharacterized protein translates to MKTEKKKEEKSRRAEHDESKHMSALPFPQKLSREKLVKQFERFLDVLKQIHVNLPFTKVLSQILAYSKFLKEILTKKRKIEETSVVKLIKHCSAILQNKLSQKCGDPGSFTIPCSLGTTNFDKKLEKEIGEIRSKPISLQLADQLTLIPKGIDEDVFVRVDKFVFHVDFMVVNVEENKKASLILGRPFLATGRAILDIHERKIMLKVGEETVNFEMDVKTGVKREKLDASVVWKVKGEKEKTAASEKDKCGVYPRKAEKKLSAWMCALVGARGMDPNFCSNPD